One genomic region from Petrotoga sp. 9PWA.NaAc.5.4 encodes:
- the secD gene encoding protein translocase subunit SecD, which yields MRNRKVRLILSIVVLVFAVLGILLPLSETKNDVSIFKYFSNINLGLDIQGGSSLEYSLDLPENVESQEVIDNVITVLRRRLDNAGYTEAIVTEVVSGSERRVRVEIPGISDTQRAEELIGSKGKLYFAEVIEVIESTTPPQIPRNRIVALNGEEVELYSYVRDSRNPNIWYRVKNVFEFGNTPFQITGLDVTDARASLNPQGAGFVVNLTFNAEGRNKFELATANLINKQVAIILDNEVIIAPVVRERISEGRAEISGIESMQEAQNIAVLIKSGNLPVDLIKFQERTIGPTLGRDIVTTIVNAGIIGLIIVMIYMIVVYRWMGVIADIALIYNTLLLMGVLSWTGAILTLPGIAGIILTFGTTVDGNIIIYERIKEELRVGRPPLTAVKFGFNKVFSTIFDANLTTILAGIVLYFFTSGSIRGFAITLVIGVLGAMFTNLVVTRVMLESTSHFIKPEKYVKGIVIEQRGDQ from the coding sequence GTGAGAAATCGCAAAGTAAGACTAATATTAAGTATAGTTGTTCTTGTTTTTGCTGTGTTAGGTATTCTTTTACCACTCTCTGAAACAAAAAACGATGTAAGTATATTTAAATATTTTTCAAATATAAATCTTGGTTTAGATATTCAAGGCGGGAGCTCTTTAGAATACAGTTTAGATCTTCCTGAGAATGTTGAAAGTCAAGAAGTTATTGATAATGTCATAACAGTTTTAAGAAGAAGGCTTGACAATGCTGGATATACAGAAGCGATTGTAACAGAAGTCGTTTCTGGTTCAGAAAGGAGAGTTCGTGTTGAAATACCTGGTATCTCTGATACTCAAAGAGCCGAAGAACTTATTGGAAGTAAAGGTAAGTTATATTTTGCCGAAGTTATTGAAGTTATAGAATCAACGACTCCTCCACAAATCCCAAGAAACAGAATCGTTGCCTTGAACGGAGAGGAAGTTGAATTATATAGCTATGTAAGAGATAGTAGAAATCCGAACATTTGGTATAGAGTAAAAAATGTTTTTGAATTTGGAAACACCCCTTTTCAAATTACCGGATTGGACGTGACAGATGCGAGAGCATCGTTGAACCCTCAAGGAGCAGGTTTTGTAGTTAATCTTACCTTTAATGCCGAAGGTAGAAATAAATTTGAACTTGCTACAGCCAATTTGATAAATAAACAAGTAGCAATAATTTTGGATAATGAAGTCATTATAGCGCCTGTTGTGAGAGAAAGAATATCAGAAGGAAGAGCAGAAATTAGCGGCATAGAAAGTATGCAAGAAGCTCAAAATATAGCTGTATTAATAAAATCTGGTAACTTACCAGTTGATTTAATAAAATTTCAAGAAAGAACTATCGGTCCTACCCTGGGAAGAGATATAGTTACTACAATAGTAAATGCAGGTATTATAGGATTGATAATTGTCATGATTTATATGATTGTAGTTTATCGCTGGATGGGAGTAATAGCAGATATAGCTCTTATATATAATACACTTTTACTTATGGGTGTTTTAAGTTGGACGGGAGCTATTTTAACTTTACCTGGTATAGCTGGTATAATACTAACTTTTGGAACAACAGTAGATGGAAACATAATTATTTATGAAAGAATAAAAGAAGAGTTAAGAGTAGGGAGACCCCCTTTAACTGCTGTAAAGTTTGGGTTTAATAAGGTTTTTTCTACTATATTTGACGCTAATTTAACAACTATTTTAGCTGGAATTGTACTTTATTTCTTTACATCTGGAAGTATTAGAGGTTTTGCAATAACTTTAGTTATAGGAGTGTTAGGTGCGATGTTTACAAATCTTGTTGTTACAAGAGTTATGTTGGAGAGTACGTCGCATTTTATAAAACCTGAAAAATATGTAAAAGGAATTGTTATTGAACAACGGGGGGATCAATAA
- the secF gene encoding protein translocase subunit SecF — protein MPNLDFVGKRKFFIYLSLILIIFSVILFFVKGFNVGVDLSGGSEIIVSFDNEYTIDEIRSALQSLNPAYATARIIKTDLGTESNNRSYYVITVSDTFPTSNEKQSFINGLESIFPNSGLQVEQFNDVSGYAATEIRSYAWYAIIITLAVLLVYITIRFQFSFALGSIIALAHDIIITLGLYSLFGIEINLTAIAALLTLVGYSLNDTIVVYDRIRENRAKNRNNPIEDTINKSINEVIIRSLNTSITTFIVVFLMLLIGGRSIAPFAFGMTVGVIVGTYSSLYIASPIVIGMVNRSNKNKKAKKAYNK, from the coding sequence ATGCCTAACTTAGATTTTGTTGGAAAAAGAAAGTTTTTTATTTATTTATCACTTATTTTAATAATTTTTTCAGTAATTTTGTTTTTTGTCAAAGGGTTTAATGTAGGTGTTGATTTATCTGGTGGAAGTGAAATAATAGTTTCTTTTGATAATGAGTATACTATAGATGAAATAAGAAGTGCTTTACAAAGTTTAAACCCAGCGTATGCAACTGCAAGGATTATAAAAACAGACTTAGGAACTGAGTCCAATAACAGAAGCTATTATGTCATTACTGTTAGCGATACTTTTCCAACATCTAATGAAAAACAATCATTTATAAACGGGTTAGAGAGTATCTTTCCGAACTCTGGTTTACAAGTTGAGCAATTTAACGATGTTTCTGGGTATGCCGCCACTGAGATTAGGTCTTATGCGTGGTATGCAATAATTATAACCTTGGCTGTATTGTTAGTTTACATAACCATTAGATTTCAATTTTCTTTTGCACTTGGTTCAATAATAGCTTTAGCACACGATATCATAATAACTTTAGGTTTGTATTCTCTTTTTGGCATAGAAATCAATTTAACAGCTATAGCGGCGTTACTAACCTTGGTAGGTTATTCGTTAAACGATACCATAGTTGTATACGATAGAATTAGAGAGAACAGAGCCAAAAACAGGAACAACCCTATAGAAGATACGATTAATAAAAGTATTAACGAAGTAATAATAAGGAGTTTAAATACTTCTATAACAACTTTCATAGTTGTATTCTTGATGTTACTGATTGGGGGAAGATCAATAGCTCCCTTTGCTTTTGGAATGACGGTAGGAGTTATAGTAGGAACATATTCATCTTTATATATCGCAAGCCCTATCGTTATAGGTATGGTGAACAGATCTAATAAAAATAAAAAGGCGAAAAAAGCATATAATAAATGA
- a CDS encoding alanyl-tRNA editing protein: protein MVKIIGIKKEKDKYYVDIENSPFYPDGKGGQLGDRGKIAEANILEVKEGYVVLDKEMKIGEYEYEIDEDRRFDISQQHTAQHILSAAFEDIASLKTESFRMDEEYSTIDLNSTNISEEILEKAENLSNEIISQCLNVEEIMVEKEDLEDFKLRKSLSEKVIGKVRLIKISDFDISACGGFHVKNTGNINLVKIINTEKVKGDLTRVYFLAGKRALKDYYQKHLMLQRISLKLTSGLNDLERKIETMIQENKENKNHLKKLAEYAGEYVAKELMNNPIIIRNKKIVYFKKENEAADFLNNFIDLDQFMLIVEDEENHTFSFFSRSFSCKELIEKIKNKYGNEIKGGGSEVRGNIKGELKVEDIIKVLNDF, encoded by the coding sequence ATGGTTAAAATAATAGGCATAAAAAAAGAAAAAGATAAATATTATGTCGATATAGAAAATTCTCCTTTTTATCCTGATGGAAAAGGAGGTCAACTCGGAGATAGAGGGAAAATAGCCGAAGCTAATATATTGGAAGTAAAAGAGGGATATGTTGTTTTAGATAAAGAAATGAAAATAGGTGAATATGAATATGAAATAGATGAAGATAGAAGGTTTGATATTTCCCAGCAGCATACAGCGCAGCACATATTATCTGCTGCTTTCGAAGATATAGCTTCATTAAAAACAGAAAGTTTTAGAATGGATGAAGAATATTCTACTATAGACTTGAATAGTACAAATATATCAGAAGAAATTTTAGAAAAGGCAGAAAATCTTTCAAATGAGATAATATCTCAATGCCTAAATGTTGAAGAAATAATGGTTGAAAAAGAAGATTTAGAAGATTTTAAATTAAGGAAGTCCCTTAGTGAAAAAGTTATTGGTAAAGTAAGACTTATAAAAATAAGTGACTTTGATATATCAGCCTGTGGAGGATTCCATGTAAAAAATACGGGCAATATAAACTTAGTAAAAATAATCAATACTGAGAAGGTAAAAGGAGATTTAACAAGAGTATATTTTTTAGCAGGTAAAAGAGCTTTAAAAGATTATTATCAAAAACATCTCATGCTACAAAGAATTTCTTTAAAATTAACTTCTGGACTTAACGATTTAGAAAGAAAAATTGAAACTATGATTCAGGAAAATAAAGAAAATAAAAATCACCTGAAAAAGTTAGCTGAATATGCGGGAGAATATGTTGCAAAAGAACTTATGAATAATCCCATTATTATTCGAAACAAGAAAATAGTATATTTTAAAAAAGAAAACGAAGCAGCAGATTTTTTAAATAATTTTATAGATCTGGATCAATTCATGCTGATAGTAGAAGATGAAGAAAATCACACCTTTTCATTTTTTTCAAGGTCGTTTAGTTGTAAAGAGCTAATTGAAAAAATTAAAAATAAATATGGGAATGAGATAAAAGGTGGAGGTAGTGAAGTAAGAGGGAATATAAAAGGGGAATTAAAAGTCGAAGATATTATAAAGGTTTTAAACGACTTTTAA
- a CDS encoding thioredoxin fold domain-containing protein translates to MKKFLLPLFLIFSVVSIFSVPLEEFVLNNFNNAFTAAKLTDKNVVVMFSTPTCPACKQFKQTTLLNEEVQNWLRTEYVFVEIYPTNEKAIFQGNEYTHGQLFYALGARYTPTFIFFDSEQNPFGAITGSYPPEIFIDVLKYVIYEGNEKISLDQFIQDNLGEKVEISPKTIYLKEEEINKLLEIDPNTKLYSSGKTFDPYTNVIFSEETDLKNFEDYFVKIIKLK, encoded by the coding sequence ATGAAGAAGTTTTTGCTTCCTTTGTTTTTAATTTTTAGTGTTGTATCTATATTTTCTGTTCCTTTAGAGGAATTTGTACTCAATAATTTCAACAATGCCTTTACAGCGGCAAAACTTACTGATAAAAACGTTGTTGTAATGTTTTCTACTCCTACATGCCCTGCTTGTAAACAATTCAAACAAACTACTCTTTTAAACGAAGAAGTTCAAAATTGGCTAAGAACAGAATATGTCTTTGTTGAAATATATCCAACAAACGAAAAGGCTATTTTTCAAGGCAATGAATATACACACGGACAGTTGTTTTACGCTTTGGGTGCAAGATATACTCCCACTTTTATATTTTTTGATTCAGAACAAAATCCTTTTGGAGCAATAACAGGAAGTTATCCCCCTGAAATTTTTATTGATGTTTTAAAATACGTTATATATGAAGGAAACGAAAAAATTTCTTTAGACCAATTTATCCAAGACAATTTAGGAGAAAAAGTAGAAATTTCTCCAAAAACGATTTATTTGAAAGAAGAGGAAATTAACAAGCTACTTGAAATAGATCCAAATACAAAACTATATTCGAGTGGAAAAACTTTTGACCCATATACAAATGTAATATTTTCAGAAGAAACTGATTTGAAAAATTTTGAAGATTATTTTGTAAAAATTATTAAATTAAAATAA
- a CDS encoding cytochrome c biogenesis CcdA family protein, with protein sequence MESLSFSTSVSFITALFGGIISFFSPCVLPLIPVFFGIVIPDISNTRLVIKRGVGFFIGLSLFFSFLGSLSGALGMILARYQILINIIAGILIIFFGLLYIFNIRLFTTQKIDLKRYNKSSSFFSTFLLGILIALIWIPCASPVLASILTLATTTGNAVRGALLLFVYSLGISIPFLFLSGIVSKIVSKVTIGEPKWEKSLRIVGGMLLIVVGVVISFGFFNNLQGGF encoded by the coding sequence ATGGAATCTTTATCATTTTCTACATCTGTGAGTTTTATAACAGCGCTCTTTGGAGGTATAATTTCCTTTTTTAGCCCTTGTGTGTTACCTTTAATACCGGTATTTTTTGGAATCGTTATACCTGATATATCAAATACTCGACTTGTTATAAAAAGAGGAGTAGGATTTTTTATAGGACTTTCTTTGTTTTTTTCATTTTTAGGAAGTCTTTCAGGAGCTTTAGGAATGATATTGGCAAGGTATCAAATACTAATAAACATCATTGCAGGTATCCTCATCATATTTTTTGGGTTACTCTATATTTTTAACATACGCTTATTTACTACTCAAAAAATTGATTTAAAAAGATATAATAAAAGTTCTTCCTTTTTTTCAACCTTTTTACTTGGAATTTTAATAGCATTGATTTGGATACCATGCGCAAGTCCGGTCTTAGCTTCTATTCTTACGTTAGCAACTACAACAGGTAATGCCGTAAGAGGAGCTCTTTTGCTTTTTGTATACTCGCTTGGTATTTCAATTCCTTTCTTATTTTTAAGCGGAATAGTGAGCAAGATAGTCTCAAAAGTAACGATCGGTGAGCCAAAATGGGAAAAATCTTTGAGGATAGTAGGAGGAATGTTATTGATAGTGGTAGGAGTAGTAATATCTTTTGGTTTTTTCAATAATTTGCAAGGAGGTTTTTAA
- a CDS encoding Na+/H+ antiporter subunit E, producing MKKFISTSIVLWLIWLFLTSFNVSDLIVGLLVSLVLASVISKFVNYEFGISVLYKAVIFIFVYIPVFIYRMFLSNIDVARRVLSPEIPLNPGFVKIPIDLESEVGKFTLANSVTLTPGTLSIDVDENNLYIHWIDVKGKNEEEYKKNVTKSFEKILGRIFK from the coding sequence GTGAAAAAATTTATTTCTACGAGTATTGTTCTTTGGTTAATTTGGCTATTTTTAACATCTTTTAACGTATCTGATCTAATCGTTGGCTTGTTAGTTTCTCTCGTATTAGCTTCAGTAATTTCTAAGTTTGTGAATTATGAATTTGGAATTTCTGTGTTATATAAAGCAGTAATTTTCATATTTGTTTATATTCCTGTTTTTATTTATAGGATGTTTTTATCAAACATCGATGTAGCAAGGAGAGTGTTATCCCCAGAGATTCCTTTAAATCCAGGCTTTGTGAAAATTCCTATTGATTTAGAGAGTGAAGTAGGCAAGTTTACCCTTGCAAATTCTGTTACTTTAACTCCCGGAACTTTATCTATCGATGTAGATGAAAATAATCTATATATACATTGGATTGATGTAAAAGGTAAAAATGAGGAAGAGTATAAAAAAAATGTCACAAAATCTTTTGAAAAAATTTTGGGGAGGATATTTAAATGA
- a CDS encoding monovalent cation/H+ antiporter complex subunit F, whose amino-acid sequence MIEIIVFILIGVGILFSILRMIIGPAATDRVVSLDTMNVMITGILVLLSHIFKSDLYLDIAIVYGVLSFLETVVIARYLEAKK is encoded by the coding sequence ATGATTGAAATCATTGTATTTATTTTAATAGGTGTAGGGATTTTGTTCTCTATTTTGCGAATGATTATAGGCCCTGCAGCCACAGATAGGGTAGTATCGTTAGATACCATGAATGTTATGATTACAGGGATATTGGTGCTTTTATCACATATTTTTAAGAGCGATTTATACCTTGATATAGCCATTGTTTATGGAGTTCTTTCTTTTTTAGAAACTGTAGTAATCGCAAGATATTTGGAGGCGAAAAAATGA
- the mnhG gene encoding monovalent cation/H(+) antiporter subunit G: MNIIGYILLIIGGVFYFLGGLGIFRMPDVFNRIQAGSKATTLGAFSLILGIGFLNPTWFMKIIILVVFMTITNPVGSSTLARASYLHKAKTTKLQRDDLKLLYQEQEMRKDD; this comes from the coding sequence ATGAATATAATTGGGTATATTTTGTTAATTATTGGAGGGGTATTTTATTTTTTAGGAGGACTTGGGATATTTAGGATGCCTGATGTTTTCAATAGAATACAGGCTGGTTCTAAAGCAACGACTTTAGGTGCTTTTTCTTTAATTTTAGGAATCGGGTTTTTAAATCCAACATGGTTTATGAAAATAATTATATTAGTTGTTTTTATGACCATAACAAATCCTGTTGGTAGTTCAACATTAGCGAGAGCTTCTTACTTACACAAGGCAAAAACAACGAAATTACAAAGAGATGATTTAAAGTTATTATATCAAGAGCAGGAGATGAGAAAAGATGATTGA
- a CDS encoding hydrogenase subunit MbhD domain-containing protein, whose translation MIEIISVIIGFLMILFALMAIESKKMLNSIIFLSITSLLSVVEFVIMKAPDVAITQAVIGSGLMTSLFVFTLMFMKKSGEN comes from the coding sequence ATGATTGAAATCATCAGTGTAATAATAGGTTTTCTGATGATCTTGTTTGCTTTAATGGCCATTGAATCAAAAAAAATGCTAAACTCTATTATTTTTCTTTCTATAACCTCTCTTCTTTCAGTAGTTGAATTTGTAATAATGAAAGCCCCTGATGTTGCAATAACTCAGGCTGTTATAGGTTCGGGTTTGATGACATCTTTATTCGTTTTTACTCTAATGTTTATGAAAAAGAGTGGTGAGAATTAA
- a CDS encoding Na(+)/H(+) antiporter subunit B translates to MKKFISALLTFAIAFFVFSLLFESQNLFPKYGEKDLNSTVSRRYVDKSVDENRPYPETGSANIVTSIVVNYRSFDTLGEITVLFVSALGVSLLLNIGGERLKFRIKPNFILRAGVRIITGIILIVGIYIFIHGHLTPGGGFPGGAMIASSILLMYLSDDNFKEKMNTFNILEGTSGILIIVLGLIGLFVFNSFLYNFLPSGKIGELFSAGLTPILYVLIGLKVGSELSNIIGDFLSEGEKA, encoded by the coding sequence ATGAAGAAGTTTATTTCTGCATTGTTGACATTTGCAATAGCTTTCTTTGTATTTTCTTTACTTTTTGAATCACAGAATTTGTTTCCAAAATATGGGGAGAAAGATTTAAATAGTACAGTATCTCGAAGATATGTAGACAAAAGCGTAGATGAGAATAGACCCTATCCTGAAACAGGCTCAGCGAACATAGTTACTTCTATAGTGGTTAATTATAGATCATTTGATACTTTGGGAGAGATAACTGTTTTATTTGTTTCTGCCTTAGGGGTTTCTTTACTTTTAAATATAGGTGGTGAAAGGTTAAAGTTCAGAATAAAACCTAATTTTATTTTGAGAGCAGGCGTAAGAATCATAACGGGAATAATATTAATTGTTGGTATATATATATTCATACACGGCCATTTAACACCAGGTGGAGGCTTCCCAGGAGGAGCTATGATAGCTTCTTCGATTTTATTGATGTATCTAAGTGATGATAATTTTAAAGAAAAAATGAATACTTTTAATATTCTTGAAGGAACTTCCGGAATTTTAATAATTGTTTTAGGATTAATTGGGTTGTTTGTGTTTAATTCATTTTTATACAACTTTTTACCTTCAGGGAAAATAGGAGAACTTTTCAGTGCAGGTTTAACCCCTATTTTATATGTACTTATAGGTTTAAAAGTTGGGTCGGAGTTATCGAATATTATAGGTGACTTTCTTTCAGAGGGGGAAAAAGCATGA
- a CDS encoding sodium:proton antiporter produces the protein MIQYLFLGLFFIGIYGLLSSKNLIKMLISLNILELGLNLFIISIGYIKDGTAPIITFESTTNYVDPLPQALVLTAIVIGFGITALGLTFIRKIYEEKGSLEIDEIRGGKDD, from the coding sequence ATGATTCAGTACTTATTTTTGGGATTATTTTTTATAGGAATATATGGGTTACTATCATCAAAAAATCTTATAAAAATGCTTATTTCTTTGAATATTCTTGAATTAGGTTTAAACCTTTTCATCATCTCTATTGGATATATAAAAGATGGTACGGCACCTATAATTACATTTGAATCTACAACTAATTACGTTGATCCTTTGCCTCAAGCTTTGGTCTTAACAGCCATAGTTATAGGGTTTGGTATCACTGCTTTAGGTCTTACTTTTATAAGAAAAATATACGAAGAAAAAGGTTCTTTAGAGATAGATGAAATTAGAGGTGGTAAAGATGATTAA
- a CDS encoding complex I subunit 5 family protein gives MINPILLIVIPLLFAFLATIFKKSSKFLLLMASFLNIIFLLFVQNGSYEIGGWQPPFGINLLVDNYSFFGIILVNVLFLVSILVGFKNIKSYSIVLLIALAGLNGMILTNDLFNFYVFLEITTISAYILSTLHKKFLHTFNYLILSSIGSSLYLLGIIVVYNVIGSLNMVDLANNFINLSLNIQLLVTILIFAGLAVEAKLLPFNGWVRGIYSNTNSLTAPLFSAVYASTTLLIFGRFFSNILQISGTLFNIIITISFITFIFAEVSASSSRNMREILTFSSIGQAGLITGLFLMGGGYAAILQLINKAFAKTIMFSTAANIYDNNSSDAIDASAGIFRKYPLVGFGFTVSALSLIGLPLFFGFYAKFNIVNIAFSSNWYFPVLILFGSLIEGVYYIRMLVKLWVPGEEHEEATEKLTTKFSMSKIFVINVLAVVIGFLLIVGGIYPELFSSFVNNASETLSSLISYIPQGVI, from the coding sequence ATGATTAATCCAATTCTTTTAATAGTTATACCTTTGCTTTTTGCATTTTTAGCAACGATTTTCAAGAAGTCTTCTAAATTTTTGTTGTTAATGGCTTCTTTTTTAAATATTATATTTCTTCTTTTCGTTCAAAATGGAAGTTATGAAATTGGAGGGTGGCAACCACCTTTTGGTATCAATTTACTTGTAGATAATTATTCATTTTTTGGGATAATCTTGGTAAATGTATTATTTTTGGTTTCTATCTTAGTTGGTTTTAAAAATATAAAGAGTTATTCTATAGTTTTATTAATAGCTTTAGCAGGGTTGAACGGTATGATTCTTACTAACGACTTATTTAATTTTTATGTTTTTTTAGAAATAACAACCATCTCTGCTTACATACTCTCGACGTTGCATAAAAAATTTCTTCATACTTTTAATTATTTAATACTAAGTTCTATAGGTTCAAGTTTATATCTATTGGGAATAATAGTGGTATATAACGTTATAGGTAGTTTAAATATGGTAGATTTAGCCAATAATTTTATAAATCTGTCCTTAAATATCCAACTCTTAGTTACTATTCTTATCTTCGCGGGTCTTGCAGTTGAGGCAAAGTTATTACCTTTTAATGGATGGGTAAGAGGAATTTATTCAAATACAAATTCTTTAACGGCGCCTCTTTTTTCTGCCGTTTATGCATCAACTACTTTGTTAATTTTTGGAAGATTTTTTTCTAATATACTTCAAATTTCAGGAACTTTATTCAACATAATTATTACGATCTCGTTCATAACTTTTATCTTTGCAGAGGTATCGGCATCATCTTCAAGAAATATGAGAGAGATTCTTACCTTTTCCAGTATTGGACAAGCGGGTTTAATAACGGGCTTGTTTCTAATGGGGGGAGGATATGCTGCAATTCTTCAACTGATTAATAAAGCTTTTGCTAAAACAATAATGTTCTCTACCGCTGCTAATATATATGATAATAATTCAAGCGATGCAATAGATGCCTCTGCGGGTATTTTTAGGAAATACCCACTGGTAGGATTTGGTTTTACTGTCTCAGCTTTATCTTTGATCGGATTACCTCTATTTTTTGGATTTTACGCAAAATTTAATATAGTAAATATCGCTTTTTCTTCCAATTGGTATTTTCCTGTCTTAATACTTTTTGGTAGTTTGATTGAAGGTGTTTATTACATTAGGATGTTAGTTAAACTGTGGGTGCCTGGAGAAGAACATGAAGAAGCAACTGAAAAACTAACTACAAAATTTTCAATGAGCAAAATATTTGTTATAAATGTTTTAGCTGTAGTTATTGGTTTTTTATTGATAGTGGGAGGAATTTATCCAGAACTTTTTAGTAGCTTTGTAAATAATGCTTCTGAGACTTTAAGTAGTTTAATATCCTATATTCCACAGGGAGTGATATAG
- a CDS encoding proton-conducting transporter membrane subunit encodes MALNSLLLIGLLASLLTFVLTKVNKKLGSYCTIFSTLFILIFLFGYMNDAGSIFNLINFGDFSLQLVTSNYGWYFSIIMVLTYFLVSFFNPYWVEKLINPASYNMLYVFSVVSTLGVFYAKDFLTLFIFWEMVVWSSLFIIPLGKSRKASVVYYTISTIGSFSMFFAIMYLYSLYQTFDINTISQNLIDSPNTAIIAYFLIIIAGLTKLGIFPFHTWLPIAHGNAPNTFSPVLSGGLVKMGGFIALLISAVIPTSQIFSKHIKIIGVPYENYIVMVLGAISIIVGTLMAIKQEDAKRLIAYSTVANGGYILIGISLLDQVGFAGGMMHIFNHAMASAAMFLTIGAVAYRTGTTNMNELGGLIKKMPVTFAAYLIAIISMAGIPPMSGFASKWLIFQGLANKGLMFMAFAAFFGSIGSFMYVFRPLATVFLGQLSPKYNDVKEVPFLMQIPMFVMSLLTIYFGVMPSHMLAFISKIQGSLNITPITIEGSKIYSFSGMWDSIVITLVFVIGFIIAAVIFYTHKKAEPVDQMNTYTAGEFIYDPESYHYAKSYYAPFERLYKNHPSIEKFYEAIALRVSEFGQLVKSWFFSSNVSTGVFWISVIITIAFFWGDKL; translated from the coding sequence ATGGCTTTGAACTCTCTTTTATTAATTGGTCTACTTGCTTCGCTTTTAACTTTTGTTTTAACCAAAGTTAATAAAAAATTGGGTAGTTACTGTACAATCTTTTCAACGTTGTTTATTTTGATATTCTTATTTGGGTATATGAACGATGCCGGAAGCATTTTCAATTTAATTAATTTTGGTGATTTTTCTTTGCAATTAGTTACTTCAAACTATGGATGGTATTTTTCCATAATAATGGTTTTAACTTATTTTCTTGTTTCTTTTTTCAATCCTTATTGGGTAGAAAAGTTAATCAATCCCGCTTCGTACAATATGCTCTATGTGTTTTCTGTAGTGTCTACTTTAGGTGTTTTTTATGCCAAAGATTTTTTGACTCTCTTTATATTTTGGGAAATGGTAGTTTGGTCATCTTTGTTTATAATCCCTCTTGGTAAATCAAGAAAGGCATCGGTAGTTTACTACACTATCAGTACAATCGGTTCCTTTTCGATGTTTTTTGCGATAATGTATTTATACTCACTTTATCAGACTTTTGATATTAATACCATTTCGCAGAATTTAATCGATAGTCCTAACACAGCAATTATAGCTTATTTTTTAATCATAATAGCCGGTCTAACAAAACTTGGTATTTTCCCATTTCACACTTGGCTCCCAATAGCTCACGGGAATGCACCTAACACCTTCTCCCCTGTTCTATCAGGTGGATTGGTTAAAATGGGAGGGTTTATTGCTTTACTGATTAGTGCGGTTATTCCCACTTCGCAGATATTTTCAAAACATATTAAAATAATTGGAGTTCCTTATGAAAATTACATAGTGATGGTGTTAGGAGCAATAAGTATAATAGTTGGAACCCTTATGGCAATAAAGCAAGAAGATGCTAAAAGGCTTATTGCTTATTCAACAGTAGCAAATGGGGGATACATATTGATTGGTATATCTCTTTTAGATCAGGTGGGATTTGCTGGTGGAATGATGCATATTTTCAATCATGCAATGGCGTCAGCTGCCATGTTTTTAACGATTGGAGCAGTGGCTTATAGAACGGGAACGACCAATATGAATGAATTAGGTGGTTTGATAAAAAAGATGCCGGTAACCTTTGCTGCTTATTTAATAGCCATAATTTCAATGGCAGGGATTCCGCCTATGAGTGGATTTGCTTCAAAATGGTTAATATTCCAAGGATTAGCAAATAAGGGTCTTATGTTTATGGCATTTGCTGCCTTTTTTGGAAGCATAGGTTCTTTCATGTATGTTTTCAGGCCATTGGCTACCGTATTTTTGGGCCAATTGTCTCCAAAGTATAATGATGTGAAAGAAGTTCCATTTTTAATGCAAATTCCAATGTTTGTAATGTCATTGCTTACAATTTATTTTGGTGTAATGCCTTCTCATATGCTGGCATTTATATCAAAAATTCAAGGTTCTTTAAATATAACACCAATAACTATAGAAGGTTCAAAAATTTATTCTTTCAGCGGTATGTGGGATTCTATCGTTATAACATTAGTTTTTGTAATAGGTTTCATTATAGCAGCCGTGATTTTTTACACACATAAAAAAGCAGAACCTGTAGATCAGATGAATACCTACACAGCAGGTGAATTTATATACGATCCCGAATCTTACCATTACGCTAAAAGCTATTACGCGCCTTTTGAAAGGCTATACAAAAATCATCCGTCTATAGAAAAATTTTATGAAGCCATAGCTCTTAGGGTAAGTGAGTTTGGGCAACTTGTGAAAAGTTGGTTTTTCTCTTCAAATGTTTCTACAGGAGTATTTTGGATCTCAGTAATAATAACAATAGCCTTTTTCTGGGGTGATAAATTATGA